One genomic region from Arthrobacter pigmenti encodes:
- a CDS encoding bifunctional aldolase/short-chain dehydrogenase, producing MMTNQTVQDLIERSNRLGADKRNTNYAGGNTSAKGTDTDPVTGENVELLWVKGSGGDLGTLKEQGLAVLRLDRLRALTNVYPGVDREDEMVAAFDYTLHGKGGAAPSIDTAMHGLVDAAHVDHLHPDSGIAIATAVDGEALTGKIFGDKVVWVPWRRPGFQLGLDIAAIKAENPQAVGTILGGHGITAWGDTSEEAEDNSLWMIETAERYIAENGAPNPFGEPLDGYAPLSVEERRAKAAALAPVIRGLASTDRAQVGHYSDDDAVLGFLSASEHPRLAALGTSCPDHFLRTKVKPLVLDLPAGASIEDSIKRLKELHKEYRQDYQAYYERHADGESPAMRGADPAIVLVPGVGMFSYGANKQTARVAGEFYINAINVMRGAEAISTYAPIDESEKFRIEYWALEEAKLARMPKPKSHATRIALVTGAASGIGKAIATRLAAEGACVVIADLNLESAEKVADELGGSDVAIGVQADVTDPAQVQQAVDAAVLAFGGLDLVVNNAGLSISKPLLETSEKDWDLQHNVMAKGSFLVSKAAAKVLIDQEMGGDIIYISSKNSVFAGPNNIAYSATKADQAHQVRLLAAELGEHGVRVNGINPDGVVRGSGIFAGGWGAKRAAVYGVDEEKLGEYYAQRTLLKREVLPEHVANAAVVLTSAELSHTTGLHVPVDAGVAAAFLR from the coding sequence GGATAAGCGGAACACGAATTACGCGGGCGGTAACACGTCTGCGAAGGGCACGGACACTGACCCGGTGACGGGCGAGAACGTCGAGCTCCTGTGGGTCAAGGGCTCCGGCGGGGACCTTGGCACGCTCAAGGAGCAGGGCCTCGCTGTCCTCCGCCTCGACCGGCTCCGCGCACTGACCAACGTTTATCCGGGCGTGGACCGCGAGGACGAAATGGTTGCCGCGTTTGATTACACGCTGCACGGCAAGGGTGGCGCGGCCCCCTCGATCGACACGGCCATGCACGGCCTGGTCGACGCCGCACACGTGGACCATCTGCACCCGGACTCGGGTATCGCGATCGCGACGGCGGTCGACGGCGAAGCACTCACCGGGAAGATTTTCGGTGACAAGGTGGTGTGGGTTCCCTGGCGGCGTCCCGGCTTCCAGCTCGGCCTGGACATCGCCGCGATCAAGGCCGAGAACCCGCAGGCCGTCGGCACGATCCTCGGCGGTCACGGCATCACCGCGTGGGGCGATACCTCCGAGGAGGCGGAAGACAACTCGCTGTGGATGATCGAGACCGCTGAGCGGTACATCGCCGAGAACGGCGCCCCGAACCCCTTCGGGGAGCCGCTGGACGGTTATGCGCCGCTGTCCGTCGAGGAGCGCCGTGCCAAGGCGGCAGCCCTTGCGCCGGTTATCCGCGGGCTTGCCTCGACGGACCGGGCGCAGGTTGGGCATTACTCGGACGACGACGCCGTCCTGGGTTTCCTGAGCGCTTCGGAGCACCCGCGCCTGGCGGCTTTGGGGACGTCCTGCCCGGATCACTTCCTGCGCACCAAGGTCAAACCGCTGGTCCTTGACCTGCCGGCGGGCGCGTCCATCGAGGACTCCATCAAACGTCTGAAGGAACTCCATAAGGAGTACCGTCAGGACTACCAGGCGTATTACGAGCGCCACGCCGATGGGGAGTCCCCGGCTATGCGCGGGGCTGACCCGGCGATTGTTCTGGTTCCCGGCGTCGGCATGTTCTCCTACGGTGCGAACAAGCAGACCGCCCGTGTGGCCGGTGAGTTCTACATCAACGCGATCAACGTGATGCGCGGAGCCGAGGCGATTTCCACCTACGCACCCATCGACGAGTCGGAGAAGTTCCGCATCGAGTATTGGGCTTTGGAGGAGGCCAAACTCGCACGGATGCCCAAGCCCAAGTCCCACGCCACCCGCATCGCGCTGGTCACGGGTGCGGCGTCGGGCATCGGCAAGGCCATCGCCACCCGCCTCGCCGCGGAAGGCGCGTGCGTGGTCATCGCTGACCTGAATCTGGAGAGTGCCGAAAAAGTCGCTGATGAACTGGGCGGTTCCGACGTCGCTATCGGCGTCCAGGCCGACGTCACCGACCCCGCGCAAGTACAGCAGGCAGTCGACGCCGCGGTGCTTGCTTTCGGCGGGCTGGACCTCGTGGTCAACAACGCCGGCCTCTCGATCTCCAAGCCGCTGCTGGAAACCTCCGAAAAGGACTGGGACCTGCAGCACAACGTCATGGCAAAGGGATCCTTTCTGGTCTCGAAGGCCGCCGCGAAGGTCCTGATCGACCAGGAAATGGGCGGCGACATCATCTACATCTCCTCCAAGAACTCTGTTTTCGCGGGCCCGAACAACATCGCCTACTCCGCCACCAAAGCCGATCAGGCGCATCAGGTGCGCCTGCTTGCGGCTGAACTTGGCGAGCACGGCGTGCGCGTCAACGGCATCAACCCCGACGGCGTTGTCCGCGGCTCCGGTATCTTCGCCGGCGGCTGGGGCGCCAAACGCGCCGCGGTCTACGGTGTGGACGAAGAGAAGCTCGGCGAGTACTACGCCCAGCGCACCCTCCTCAAGCGCGAGGTACTGCCCGAACATGTGGCGAATGCCGCCGTCGTACTCACCTCCGCCGAGCTCTCGCACACCACCGGACTGCACGTCCCAGTCGACGCCGGCGTCGCCGCCGCGTTCCTCCGCTAA
- a CDS encoding rhamnulokinase, whose amino-acid sequence MNAKPAVYAAIDIGASSGRVILGRMGADGPSLEIVHRFPNGVQEIDGALRWNVEDLFKQVLHGLALAAERTAATGERIASIGVDTWAVDYGLVYDDGGLASQPHSYRDSRTASVVDAVHGKVPFERLYATTGLQFLPFNTVYQLAAEPSLEGTQALLIPDLLGYWLTGQRRCEATNASTTGVLDAATGRFAAGLFDALDIPQDIFPELIQPGEALGTLLPAIAGKTGLPADTRVVAVGSHDTASAVAAVPAADARFAYISSGTWSLVGVELSEPIRTEASRQANFTNERGVDGTIRYLRNCGGLWLLQECLREWGSAVTLEEVLAEASALPAGGPLIDADSDDFIAPDDMPHRIRDAAGAALESPAAVVRCILDSLAQVYARTLAQAAELSGRATDVVHIVGGGSQNRLLCQLTADASGLPVAAGPVEATALGNVLVQARADGALGSNATLTDIRAAVRSTAQTHTYEPSKTLSSI is encoded by the coding sequence ATGAACGCAAAGCCCGCGGTTTACGCGGCGATCGACATTGGGGCTTCATCCGGCCGGGTGATTCTCGGCCGGATGGGTGCTGACGGCCCGTCGCTGGAAATCGTCCACCGCTTCCCGAACGGGGTACAGGAGATCGACGGCGCCCTGCGTTGGAATGTGGAGGACCTGTTCAAGCAGGTGCTGCACGGGCTCGCCCTCGCTGCCGAGCGGACCGCGGCGACCGGCGAGCGGATCGCGAGCATCGGCGTCGACACCTGGGCTGTGGATTACGGCCTGGTGTACGACGACGGCGGCCTCGCCTCCCAGCCGCACAGCTACCGGGACTCCCGCACGGCCTCCGTTGTGGACGCCGTACATGGAAAGGTCCCGTTCGAGCGGCTTTATGCGACCACGGGACTGCAGTTCCTGCCGTTCAATACCGTTTATCAATTGGCCGCTGAGCCGTCGCTCGAGGGCACGCAGGCGCTGCTGATTCCCGATTTGCTCGGATACTGGCTCACCGGCCAGCGGCGCTGCGAGGCGACCAACGCATCGACCACCGGGGTGCTGGACGCTGCCACGGGCCGCTTTGCCGCCGGGCTGTTCGACGCCCTGGACATCCCGCAGGACATCTTCCCCGAACTGATCCAACCCGGCGAAGCCCTCGGAACCCTGCTCCCGGCGATCGCCGGGAAGACCGGCCTTCCGGCGGACACGAGGGTGGTAGCCGTCGGGTCGCACGACACGGCGTCGGCGGTTGCGGCAGTTCCGGCGGCTGACGCACGTTTTGCCTACATCTCTTCCGGCACCTGGTCCTTGGTGGGCGTCGAACTGTCTGAACCGATCCGTACCGAAGCGAGCCGGCAGGCGAACTTCACCAACGAGCGAGGCGTTGACGGGACCATCCGCTACCTGCGCAACTGCGGTGGGCTGTGGCTCTTGCAGGAGTGCCTCCGGGAATGGGGCTCTGCGGTGACCCTCGAAGAGGTCCTCGCAGAAGCTTCCGCACTACCCGCCGGCGGGCCCCTGATCGACGCCGACTCCGACGACTTCATCGCCCCGGACGACATGCCGCACCGCATTCGCGACGCAGCGGGCGCCGCGCTGGAGTCTCCCGCCGCCGTCGTACGCTGCATCCTGGACAGCCTCGCCCAGGTGTACGCCCGCACCCTCGCGCAGGCAGCCGAGCTGAGTGGGCGGGCGACCGACGTGGTGCATATTGTCGGTGGCGGTTCGCAGAACCGGCTGCTGTGCCAGCTCACCGCTGATGCAAGTGGGCTGCCGGTGGCCGCCGGACCCGTTGAAGCAACCGCACTCGGGAACGTGCTGGTTCAGGCACGGGCCGACGGCGCACTCGGTTCCAATGCAACCCTCACCGACATCCGCGCCGCCGTCCGCAGCACCGCGCAGACTCACACCTACGAACCCAGCAAGACCCTGAGCAGCATCTAA
- a CDS encoding Gfo/Idh/MocA family oxidoreductase yields MADRSKPIRVAVVGAGGIAQGQHLPGLRGLGNRVEIAAIVDMDASRAAEVAAEWGAPSSYSSVADMLAEVRPDLVVVCTPPGSHADAVIRSLDAGASVWCEKPPTLSLAEYDAIVEHEGSGGPYASYVFQHRFGSAAQQLRAQIAAGELGAPLVGICHTLWYRDTAYYDVEWRGKWETEGGGPAMGHGIHQMDLLLSLLGDWTEISATMATLHHSVETEDVSFAHVTFESGAIVSIVNSVLSPRETSYLRFDFADATVEVEHLYGYDNSHWKWTPAPHVDAAVASAWAPTQNLASSHAVQLEELVGSLERGERPAASGHDGRRVLELVAGLYQSAFTGRRVRRSELTPDNPFYWSMNGVRSKESADV; encoded by the coding sequence GTGGCAGATCGTTCCAAACCCATCCGCGTCGCCGTCGTCGGAGCCGGAGGGATCGCGCAGGGGCAGCATCTGCCCGGCTTGCGGGGCCTTGGGAACCGGGTCGAAATTGCGGCGATCGTGGACATGGACGCCTCGCGGGCCGCCGAGGTCGCGGCTGAGTGGGGCGCGCCGTCGTCGTACTCCTCTGTGGCCGACATGCTGGCGGAGGTGCGGCCGGATCTCGTGGTGGTGTGCACTCCCCCTGGGTCCCACGCCGACGCCGTCATCCGCTCGCTCGACGCCGGTGCCTCGGTCTGGTGTGAGAAACCGCCGACTCTGTCCCTGGCTGAATATGACGCCATCGTCGAACATGAGGGGTCCGGCGGGCCATACGCGTCCTACGTCTTCCAACACCGATTCGGCTCTGCGGCGCAGCAGCTCCGGGCCCAGATCGCTGCGGGTGAATTGGGGGCGCCGCTGGTGGGTATCTGCCACACGCTCTGGTACCGCGATACCGCCTATTACGACGTCGAGTGGCGCGGCAAGTGGGAGACCGAAGGTGGTGGACCGGCGATGGGCCACGGCATTCACCAGATGGATCTGCTGCTCTCGCTGCTGGGCGACTGGACCGAGATCAGCGCCACCATGGCAACGTTGCACCATAGCGTTGAGACCGAAGACGTGTCCTTTGCGCACGTGACCTTCGAGAGCGGCGCCATCGTGTCCATCGTGAACAGTGTGCTCTCGCCGCGGGAAACGAGCTACCTGCGCTTCGACTTCGCCGACGCCACCGTGGAGGTTGAGCACCTCTACGGGTATGACAATTCGCACTGGAAATGGACGCCGGCACCGCACGTCGACGCGGCCGTGGCCTCCGCATGGGCGCCGACGCAGAACCTCGCGAGTTCGCACGCCGTGCAATTGGAGGAGCTTGTCGGTTCGCTCGAACGCGGCGAGCGCCCGGCAGCCTCGGGGCATGACGGGCGGAGGGTGCTTGAGCTGGTGGCGGGGTTGTACCAGTCGGCGTTCACCGGTCGGCGCGTGCGTCGTAGCGAACTCACACCGGATAATCCGTTCTACTGGTCCATGAACGGTGTTCGATCGAAGGAGTCCGCTGATGTCTGA
- a CDS encoding PmoA family protein, producing MSELSVRRPANNELVISCGPVDLATYVFLPAATRSEAPKPYLHPLRTLSGAPLTGFRPWDHRWHKGLQMTWSHVSGQNFWGGPTFSPETDYQWRDNLGSIEHEQFTAALAAPGRVTLGETLTWRNSAGERWLSEERSTVFSGVDVQEQSWQLDFSTELTNVSGRSLDLGSPTTHGRPNAGYTGLFWRGPRSWTGCSILGPDGAEGEDMMGASTPWIALAGEHDELDGGATIVAMAGTSSSSVPLKWFVRSEPFAALAPSPSFDEEISLAPGETLRLQHRYVFVDRICGRDDVERIAKAASL from the coding sequence ATGTCTGAGCTGTCCGTCCGGCGGCCCGCCAATAACGAGCTCGTGATCTCCTGCGGCCCCGTTGACCTGGCGACCTACGTGTTTCTTCCCGCCGCAACCCGTTCCGAGGCCCCGAAGCCGTACCTGCATCCGTTGCGTACGCTGAGCGGTGCGCCGCTGACCGGGTTCCGGCCGTGGGATCACCGCTGGCACAAGGGTCTGCAGATGACGTGGTCGCACGTTTCCGGGCAGAACTTCTGGGGCGGGCCGACGTTCTCACCGGAAACGGATTACCAGTGGCGGGACAACCTCGGGTCCATCGAGCACGAGCAGTTCACCGCTGCGCTTGCCGCTCCGGGCCGGGTCACTCTTGGCGAAACCCTGACCTGGCGCAACTCCGCGGGCGAGCGCTGGCTTTCCGAGGAGCGCTCAACGGTCTTCTCCGGCGTTGATGTGCAGGAGCAGTCCTGGCAGTTGGACTTCTCCACCGAGCTCACCAACGTTTCCGGCCGCTCGCTCGACCTCGGGAGCCCGACCACCCACGGCCGGCCGAACGCCGGCTACACCGGCCTCTTCTGGCGCGGGCCGCGCAGCTGGACCGGGTGCTCCATTCTGGGGCCGGACGGCGCCGAGGGCGAGGACATGATGGGCGCTTCCACCCCGTGGATTGCGCTGGCAGGCGAGCATGACGAGCTCGACGGCGGTGCCACTATCGTGGCGATGGCGGGGACGTCGTCGTCGTCGGTTCCGCTGAAGTGGTTCGTCCGCAGCGAGCCGTTCGCGGCTTTGGCGCCCTCACCTTCGTTTGATGAGGAAATTTCCCTGGCGCCCGGGGAAACGTTGCGGTTGCAGCACCGGTACGTGTTCGTGGACCGGATCTGTGGGCGGGACGACGTCGAGCGGATCGCGAAGGCGGCCTCACTGTGA
- a CDS encoding cupin domain-containing protein, translating into MPLFPGSVGISDLRVYEWETDDGHHGGTPHLHTVSNEGYVVVGGSGEVHTLSSAGYARDVLSAGSVLWFSPGTVHRLINSGDLHILTVMQNSGLPEAGDAVMTFPLSVVSDPERYRAAATLPDGSEAERAAAARRRRDLAIEGYSELLSALSAGDRRPLEDFYTAAAALVQPRVEEWSRLWSETVLADVEATRSQLAALGDGDASHLGDAAVVRAVPRPEPRAFGMCGRLGIWDASQR; encoded by the coding sequence GTGCCTCTTTTCCCTGGTTCGGTGGGGATCAGCGACCTGCGCGTGTACGAGTGGGAGACCGACGACGGGCACCACGGCGGCACACCGCACCTGCATACGGTGTCCAACGAGGGGTACGTGGTGGTCGGCGGATCGGGTGAGGTGCATACGCTGTCCTCGGCCGGTTATGCGCGGGATGTGCTTTCGGCCGGTTCGGTGCTGTGGTTCAGTCCGGGCACGGTGCACCGGCTGATCAACTCCGGCGACCTGCACATCCTTACGGTGATGCAGAACTCCGGGCTGCCTGAAGCCGGGGATGCGGTGATGACGTTCCCGCTTTCAGTCGTGTCGGATCCGGAGCGGTACCGTGCTGCGGCTACCCTTCCCGACGGGTCGGAGGCCGAGCGGGCTGCAGCGGCCCGGCGTCGTCGTGATCTTGCGATTGAGGGGTACTCAGAGCTGCTGTCCGCGCTTTCCGCGGGAGACCGGAGGCCGTTGGAGGACTTCTACACCGCTGCGGCCGCGCTGGTTCAGCCGCGTGTGGAGGAGTGGTCGCGGCTGTGGAGTGAGACTGTGTTGGCGGACGTGGAGGCCACGCGTTCGCAGTTGGCCGCCCTTGGTGACGGCGACGCGTCGCACCTGGGCGATGCCGCCGTCGTCCGTGCTGTTCCACGTCCGGAACCGCGGGCGTTCGGGATGTGCGGGCGGCTGGGGATCTGGGACGCTTCGCAGCGCTGA
- a CDS encoding DMT family transporter: MSRHSGAGIGALFVLAASALWGTTGTVATFASDVGPLAIGAAAMGIGGLLQAAIAAPALAHARFELRRRWPSILVGALSVAVYPLAFYSSMRLAGVAVGTVVSIGSAPLASAVIERVVDRHRLTRRWMLGAAVGLAGVVLLSATEPGGEAQDGGSTAVGILLGLLAGVTYALYSWAAHRTMQGGVPSRAAMGAIFGLGGLLLMPVLLATGGPLLASWTNVAVGAYMAIVPMFLGYVLFGLGLARVTASTATTLSLGEPVVAALLAVVIVGERLPAAGWVGVGLVIASLAVLTVPLRRTRMPNPRASGDLQHLP, encoded by the coding sequence GTGAGCCGGCACTCCGGCGCCGGTATCGGCGCACTGTTCGTGCTGGCTGCCTCGGCGCTGTGGGGGACCACGGGCACGGTGGCTACCTTCGCGTCCGACGTCGGACCCCTCGCTATCGGCGCCGCCGCCATGGGAATCGGCGGCCTGCTGCAGGCGGCAATTGCAGCCCCTGCCCTGGCACATGCCCGCTTCGAATTACGACGACGGTGGCCGTCGATCCTGGTCGGCGCCCTCTCGGTCGCTGTCTACCCGCTCGCGTTCTACAGTTCCATGCGTCTGGCCGGAGTGGCTGTGGGGACAGTTGTCTCGATCGGCTCAGCACCTCTCGCCTCTGCGGTCATCGAGCGGGTTGTCGACCGGCACCGGCTCACGCGGCGCTGGATGCTGGGTGCCGCCGTCGGGCTAGCGGGTGTGGTCCTGCTGTCCGCCACGGAACCGGGCGGCGAAGCGCAGGACGGCGGGAGCACCGCCGTCGGGATTCTGCTCGGTCTGCTTGCCGGGGTGACCTATGCGCTGTATTCGTGGGCCGCGCATAGGACCATGCAGGGCGGTGTGCCGTCGCGGGCTGCGATGGGAGCGATCTTCGGGCTCGGTGGCCTCCTGCTGATGCCGGTCCTCCTGGCAACCGGTGGGCCGTTGCTTGCGTCCTGGACGAACGTCGCGGTTGGCGCGTACATGGCCATCGTGCCGATGTTCCTCGGGTACGTGCTCTTCGGGCTGGGACTTGCGCGCGTCACTGCAAGCACGGCGACCACCCTCTCACTGGGGGAGCCGGTGGTGGCGGCACTGCTCGCCGTCGTCATTGTGGGTGAACGGCTGCCCGCGGCAGGCTGGGTGGGCGTGGGGCTGGTGATAGCGAGCCTGGCCGTCCTCACCGTCCCGTTGCGCCGGACCCGGATGCCGAACCCGCGGGCATCGGGCGATCTGCAGCACCTACCGTGA
- a CDS encoding VOC family protein has product MASRTANFCIDAHDPLSQVAWWDQVLDDFEADEENTEEEAGLRGPAGRWLLFLKVPEAKTVKNRMHICLRPVDRSRDEEVERLLGLRATIVNDLRDGDKGWAVLQDPEGNEFCVLSTRADEAGVALL; this is encoded by the coding sequence ATGGCATCTCGAACAGCTAATTTCTGCATAGACGCACATGATCCCCTGTCGCAAGTGGCCTGGTGGGATCAGGTTCTGGACGATTTCGAGGCGGATGAGGAAAACACCGAGGAGGAAGCGGGACTACGCGGGCCAGCGGGCCGTTGGCTCCTCTTCCTCAAAGTGCCCGAGGCGAAGACTGTCAAGAACCGGATGCACATCTGCCTCCGGCCCGTGGACCGGAGCCGTGATGAGGAGGTGGAGCGGCTGCTCGGGCTCAGGGCGACGATTGTCAATGACTTGCGTGACGGAGATAAGGGCTGGGCTGTGTTGCAGGATCCCGAGGGGAATGAGTTCTGCGTGCTTTCCACGCGTGCCGATGAGGCGGGGGTCGCGCTGCTATGA
- a CDS encoding DinB family protein, which translates to MFRVSNEVSRWTKATVYPDMWVNPDEDPRNTDGVSPDGELETLQDYLSDYRMTLRMKCEGLNAEQLARRSVQPSTMSLLGLLRHLAEVERDWRNWVTSGDPLPKLYGKRGADFDGAIPDQSVVDTAYTDLAREQEATDALLAGHPDPGERVGKDRIAVRELLIHRVEEYARHCGHADLLRECIDGRVGQ; encoded by the coding sequence ATGTTCAGGGTGAGTAACGAAGTCAGTCGATGGACCAAGGCGACCGTCTACCCGGATATGTGGGTGAACCCGGATGAGGACCCCCGCAACACCGACGGCGTCAGCCCCGACGGCGAACTGGAAACCCTGCAGGACTATCTCTCGGACTACCGGATGACCCTGCGAATGAAGTGCGAGGGGTTGAACGCGGAACAGCTCGCTCGCCGCTCCGTGCAGCCGTCCACCATGTCCCTTCTCGGCCTGCTCCGCCATCTCGCCGAAGTGGAACGCGACTGGCGCAACTGGGTCACCTCCGGCGATCCGCTGCCGAAACTGTACGGCAAGCGCGGTGCCGACTTTGACGGCGCGATCCCCGACCAGTCGGTAGTCGACACCGCGTACACCGACCTCGCCCGCGAGCAGGAAGCAACTGACGCCCTGCTGGCCGGGCACCCTGATCCGGGCGAGCGGGTTGGGAAGGACAGGATTGCCGTCAGGGAGTTGCTGATCCACAGGGTCGAGGAATATGCCAGGCACTGCGGGCACGCCGACTTGTTGCGCGAATGCATCGACGGCCGGGTAGGTCAGTGA
- a CDS encoding DUF1206 domain-containing protein, with the protein MSTGEDSLAGEAADAAEEVSDTKALDVVARFGFAVLALVHVLIGVIALQIAFGGDGEAEPTGALEQLASGTAGPWTMGICAIGCLGLAIWQLSEATLRARHLPTGQQLSKTISSGSLSIIYGSVAFTFARFSFGIGTDSSESTQDFTAAYMGSALGNLVIIAVGGTVFGIGVYFVFKGLLRKFRPELRHFEDTRRGALIEVLGVIGHVAKGASLILVGILFVAAVITHDAQRSTGLDGSLKALTEHPFGVPLLIAIAVGLICYGIFALIRAKFGRM; encoded by the coding sequence ATGTCAACGGGCGAAGACAGCCTGGCCGGCGAAGCCGCTGACGCCGCCGAGGAGGTCTCGGACACCAAGGCGCTCGACGTCGTCGCACGCTTTGGATTCGCCGTCCTTGCGCTGGTTCATGTCCTCATCGGCGTTATAGCGCTGCAGATCGCTTTCGGCGGTGATGGTGAAGCCGAACCGACGGGCGCGCTGGAACAGCTCGCCAGCGGAACTGCAGGACCGTGGACCATGGGCATTTGCGCGATCGGTTGCCTGGGTCTCGCCATCTGGCAGCTCAGCGAAGCAACCCTTCGTGCCCGCCACCTGCCCACCGGGCAGCAGCTATCCAAAACCATTTCGTCCGGATCGCTCAGCATTATCTACGGCAGCGTGGCGTTTACGTTTGCGCGCTTCAGTTTCGGCATCGGCACCGATTCGAGTGAGTCCACCCAGGATTTCACGGCTGCGTATATGGGATCGGCGCTGGGCAACCTCGTGATCATCGCGGTGGGCGGAACAGTGTTCGGCATCGGCGTCTACTTCGTCTTCAAGGGGCTGCTGCGTAAGTTCCGGCCGGAGCTGCGCCACTTCGAGGACACCCGGCGGGGCGCGCTGATCGAGGTGCTCGGTGTTATCGGACACGTGGCGAAGGGTGCCTCCCTTATCTTGGTGGGCATCCTCTTCGTTGCGGCCGTCATCACGCACGACGCCCAGCGCTCCACCGGACTCGATGGAAGCTTGAAGGCGCTCACGGAACACCCGTTCGGTGTCCCGCTCCTCATTGCGATCGCCGTCGGACTCATCTGCTACGGCATCTTCGCGCTGATTCGTGCCAAGTTTGGGCGAATGTAG
- a CDS encoding ROK family transcriptional regulator, producing the protein MRNLRTWGDSGSATAGDIFQLVRNGNAASRSALARITGLAPSTVSLRVDSLLDAGLLEESGDNEASRGGRRARELKVAGTFGLVAVADLGANHASIAIADFSGQIVASSESAVDTSMGPAATAQWLWAQFLTAIENLGRGPQDLRGIAIGIPAPIERSTGRTVRPATMPAWHNANLPQLLAQHTSVPVFVENDANLVALGEFASSGTETQHLLALKLGTRIGCGIIAEGQLYRGGGGAAGEISHNLIAGASKISCSCAAYPCLESAASGRALTAALQEAGYDVKNAGDVITLGHAGDTVATEALREAGVQIGRALSSIVNFLNPEEVVLGGSLAASPPLVAAVQAELFQLCLPLVTANLDVRASSLGTGAGVLGAVHLVLDELLLPQQVDLVLRNRNGEDQDVPEPATLLHAF; encoded by the coding sequence ATGCGAAACCTGAGAACCTGGGGCGACAGCGGCAGCGCAACTGCCGGGGATATCTTTCAACTGGTCCGGAATGGCAATGCCGCCTCCCGTTCTGCCCTGGCACGAATCACGGGACTGGCCCCTTCAACCGTGTCCTTGCGCGTCGATAGCCTCCTGGACGCAGGCCTCCTCGAGGAATCGGGCGACAACGAGGCGTCCCGGGGCGGACGCCGGGCACGGGAGCTGAAGGTTGCGGGGACATTTGGGCTGGTTGCAGTTGCCGACCTTGGCGCGAACCATGCCTCAATCGCGATCGCCGATTTCAGCGGGCAAATCGTGGCCAGCAGTGAGTCAGCTGTCGATACGTCCATGGGACCGGCCGCCACCGCTCAATGGCTGTGGGCGCAGTTCTTGACAGCCATTGAGAATTTGGGGCGGGGACCGCAGGACCTTCGTGGGATCGCTATCGGCATACCTGCGCCCATCGAACGTTCAACGGGCAGGACCGTGCGTCCGGCAACCATGCCCGCGTGGCACAACGCGAACCTCCCACAGCTCCTCGCCCAGCACACATCAGTGCCGGTCTTTGTTGAGAACGATGCGAACCTCGTCGCCCTTGGCGAATTCGCGTCGTCAGGAACAGAAACGCAGCATCTTCTCGCGCTTAAACTGGGTACGCGCATCGGCTGCGGCATCATCGCCGAAGGACAGCTCTACCGCGGCGGGGGCGGCGCCGCAGGCGAGATCAGCCACAACCTTATTGCGGGTGCATCAAAGATCAGCTGCAGTTGCGCCGCCTACCCGTGCCTCGAATCGGCAGCCAGCGGCCGCGCCCTCACGGCTGCACTTCAAGAAGCGGGCTACGACGTCAAGAACGCCGGGGACGTCATAACGTTGGGCCACGCTGGGGACACCGTTGCCACTGAGGCGTTGCGTGAGGCAGGGGTCCAGATCGGCAGGGCGCTCTCCTCGATAGTGAACTTCCTGAACCCGGAGGAAGTGGTTTTGGGTGGCAGCCTGGCTGCATCGCCTCCACTGGTCGCAGCTGTTCAGGCGGAACTCTTCCAGCTCTGCCTCCCACTGGTCACCGCTAACCTCGATGTCAGGGCGAGCTCGCTGGGCACCGGCGCCGGAGTCCTTGGCGCCGTGCACCTTGTTCTGGACGAGTTGCTCCTGCCCCAACAGGTGGATCTGGTCCTGCGCAACCGGAACGGCGAAGACCAGGACGTCCCTGAACCGGCGACGTTGCTGCACGCTTTCTAG